The following coding sequences lie in one Arachis hypogaea cultivar Tifrunner chromosome 4, arahy.Tifrunner.gnm2.J5K5, whole genome shotgun sequence genomic window:
- the LOC140184271 gene encoding uncharacterized protein: MGGFFFLYGQGGCGKIFLWSTISCSIRSKGGKSSCKVNIQAKAKLITWDEAPMISKYYYEALDKCLRDILRCSDSYNAHLPFGGKVVVLGGDFRQILPVILRDSRQDIIQSSINSSYLWHNCKVLKLTKNTRLSLGENNNIQELRNFAEWLLKIGDGLAGDTTDGESIVYIPSDILIKNSETVLDDLIDFVYPNMLSNLSVEIYFKDRAILAPTLDFCVTDVNNKMIAGLPGQEIVYLSSNSVCAEEGNMELELDAFSPEILNGINCSGLPPHKLVLKVGVPVMLLRNIDQTNGLCNGTRMQVRRMGNHVIECKTLTGNKVRSIVLIPRVNLIPNNETLPVRFQRRQFPIIMSFAMIINKSHGQTLLKLPRPVFIHGQLYVTLSRVTSKDDLRVLLQDHGHLEDNCMMNVVCGRVGFELIVVVVVHSWLSNSLC, encoded by the exons ATGGGTGGATTTTTCTTCTTGTACGGTCAAGGTGGTTgtggaaaaatatttttatggtcAACTATATCATGCTCAATTAGGTCTAAAGGAG GGAAGTCCTCTTGCAAGGTTAATATCCAAGCTAAGGCCAAATTAATCACATGGGATGAAGCTCCAATGATAAGTAAGTATTATTACGAAGCTTTAGATAAATGCCTCAGAGACATCTTAAGGTGCTCAGATTCGTATAATGCTCATTTGCCATTTGGAGGTAAGGTTGTTGTTCTCGGAGGAGATTTTAGACAAATTTTACCTGTAATTCTCAGAGACTCAAGGCAAGATATAATTCAGTCTTCTATTAATTCTTCATATTTGTGGCATAACTGTAAGGTTTTGAAGCTTACAAAAAACACGAGATTGTCACTAGGTGAAAACAACAATATACAAGAACTCAGAAATTTTGcagaatggctactcaaaattggTGATGGTTTGGCTGGTGATACAACAGATGGTGAATCGATCGTTTATATACCATCTGACATTTTGATTAAGAACTCTGAGACAGTTTTGGATGACCTCATTGATTTCGTGTATCCAAATATGTTATCCAATTTATCCGTTGAAATTTATTTCAAGGATAGAGCAATTCTTGCACCAACTTTGGATTTTTGTGTCACTGATGTCAACAACAAGATGATTGCAGGGCTACCTGGACAAGAAATAGTCTACTTAAGTTCAAACTCTGTGTGTGCTGAAGAGGGAAATATGGAACTTGAGTTAGATGCTTTCTCGCCGGAGATTCTAAATGGAATAAATTGTTCAGGTCTACCACCACACAAGTTGGTTCTGAAGGTTGGCGTTCCTGTTATGTTGCTACGGAATATAGACCAAACTAATGGTTTGTGCAATGGAACGAGGATGCAAGTTAGAAGAATGGGAAACCATGTGATAGAATGCAAGACTTTAACTGGTAACAAAGTTAGAAGTATTGTTCTTATCCCAAGAGTGAATCTAATTCCAAATAATGAAACATTGCCGGTCAGGTTTCAAAGAAGACAATTCCCAATTATCATGTCATTTGCAATGATAATAAATAAGTCCCATGGACAAACTCTATTGAAACTTCCAAGGCCAGTTTTCATCCATGGTCAATTGTATGTTACGTTATCAAGGGTAACGAGTAAAGATGATCTGCGAGTGTTGTTGCAAGATCATGGACACTTGGAAGATAACTGCATGATGAATGTg GTGTGTGGAAGGGTAGGGTTTGAACTGATTGTAGTTGTTGTTGTTCATAGTTGGTTGAGTAACTCCCTGTGTTGA